The following coding sequences lie in one Halogeometricum rufum genomic window:
- a CDS encoding PGF-pre-PGF domain-containing protein has product MKSPHRTAALLVALLLLSSSTPVAFVGFASANGTTPTAPADAPGVNATETAWTPGTDANVTVAYNVTGASDPANTTIWLQNDSGFAVDYDADLTADAGRRNLTFGPGSAFADTVDAVAGDRRVWVRGHDGDESRFESAAVGVVNTTSSVRIESYSLASTTVLPGVETTVAVTLNNTGGAATTFRVAAYPETGDADAANVSLVDLGAGAVKTVQLPVVYTEQYAGETVNFTVNDEAPTTVTVSDAAPTPSVAGDCPAAYGSPCVASPADVTAMRGDAVSVPVRFNLTGAVTAADANLSLSGPNGLLAFDADLGTANGTATLTLPARAAAGSYRVEASVVNDSTGERVSGSFSMTTVTVVGNTSVGLVSVPETNLTRGRTHEVTVRVDNTGETVENHTVSLYPGAFRTTPVGTATVTVRPGQSAQRSVNVTFPSHFDTSKAYALSTGGYEGPTVTLEPLVEMTSLTHVGGAANTSALGTSTIAPTDDGGLIQFDLTYEAPGSDRPQNLNGSGLDETSRFEVVLDVPHSYEPSILVATAHDVSWDVVNRSDGYEVTVVAQPIDAAYKVDGPASVSGWDDLSASEDVATHAYTPMFSLAFVDNGSTTMRNVSGMVVATDAQSATAPYPGLVNGSPTLNVDLGAPHETVDGRNNTGQYEATVPSALLDQWGVSDPSTLGGTYKGDGVSLSPNVTADGDVRVGFPTTYSTGTVQLLPDAAAIGASGGESGTEGSGDGGSDGGSAGDTDGSTADGGGDTDDGDGSSGDSDGERETNATAGGATVVATATADGRAAAANVTDAPADETVTVHIPSLNASATAANATDGVNATESANASTGRNATADADRSDERSQVRELGLNLSEGAAALSVTVASHDAVPDGTPALNPGGGAGDADGDGRGDGAIDYVSIDLAGTTDDAVENATITFEVSASKLEARGVSPDEVRLYRFHDGEWRTLNTTALGNGTYEAVTPGFSVFAVGSENATENAADDASATTEDEAAGTTATGTDAGGTATPDPSDASAPTAADETETTETGAPGFGVLAAFAALLAVTTRVLHR; this is encoded by the coding sequence ATGAAATCGCCACACCGCACGGCCGCGCTACTGGTCGCGCTGTTGTTGCTCTCGTCTAGCACCCCCGTCGCGTTCGTCGGGTTCGCGTCCGCGAACGGGACGACGCCGACCGCTCCCGCAGACGCCCCCGGCGTGAACGCGACGGAGACGGCATGGACGCCCGGAACCGACGCCAACGTCACCGTCGCGTACAACGTCACCGGCGCGTCCGACCCGGCGAACACGACCATCTGGCTCCAGAACGACTCCGGGTTCGCCGTCGACTACGACGCCGACCTGACCGCGGACGCCGGCCGGCGAAACCTCACGTTCGGCCCCGGGTCGGCGTTCGCCGACACCGTGGACGCCGTCGCCGGCGACCGGCGCGTCTGGGTTCGCGGCCACGACGGCGACGAGTCCCGCTTCGAGAGCGCGGCCGTCGGCGTGGTGAACACCACGTCGTCGGTGCGAATCGAGTCGTACTCGCTCGCCTCGACGACGGTGTTGCCCGGCGTCGAGACGACTGTCGCCGTCACGCTGAACAACACCGGGGGCGCGGCGACGACGTTCCGCGTCGCGGCCTACCCCGAGACCGGCGACGCCGACGCGGCGAACGTCTCGCTCGTGGACCTCGGCGCCGGCGCGGTGAAGACGGTGCAACTCCCGGTCGTCTACACCGAACAGTACGCCGGCGAGACGGTGAACTTCACCGTCAACGACGAGGCGCCGACGACGGTCACCGTCTCCGACGCGGCGCCGACGCCCTCGGTCGCGGGCGACTGCCCCGCGGCGTACGGGTCGCCCTGCGTCGCCTCGCCGGCGGACGTCACCGCGATGCGTGGCGACGCCGTCTCCGTGCCGGTCCGGTTCAACCTCACGGGGGCCGTCACCGCCGCCGACGCGAACCTGTCGCTCTCGGGACCGAACGGCCTCCTCGCGTTCGACGCCGACCTCGGGACGGCGAACGGGACGGCGACGCTGACGCTGCCCGCGCGGGCGGCCGCCGGGTCGTACCGCGTCGAGGCGAGCGTCGTGAACGACTCCACGGGTGAACGCGTCTCCGGGTCGTTCTCGATGACCACGGTGACCGTCGTCGGCAACACCTCCGTCGGACTCGTGAGCGTTCCCGAGACGAACCTCACGCGGGGCAGGACGCACGAGGTGACCGTCCGCGTGGACAACACCGGCGAGACAGTGGAGAACCACACCGTCTCCCTCTACCCGGGCGCGTTCCGGACCACGCCCGTCGGAACCGCGACGGTCACCGTCCGTCCCGGCCAGTCGGCTCAGCGGTCGGTGAACGTCACGTTCCCGTCGCACTTCGACACGTCGAAGGCGTACGCGCTCTCGACGGGCGGGTACGAGGGGCCGACGGTGACGCTGGAACCCCTGGTCGAGATGACCTCGCTCACGCACGTCGGCGGCGCGGCGAACACCTCGGCGCTCGGTACGAGTACCATCGCGCCCACCGACGACGGCGGACTGATCCAGTTCGACCTCACCTACGAGGCGCCGGGGAGCGACCGGCCCCAGAACCTGAACGGGTCGGGACTCGACGAGACGAGTCGCTTCGAGGTGGTGCTGGACGTGCCGCACTCGTACGAACCCTCGATTCTCGTCGCCACCGCGCACGACGTGTCGTGGGACGTGGTGAACCGCTCCGACGGCTACGAGGTCACCGTCGTCGCGCAACCGATAGACGCCGCGTACAAGGTCGACGGCCCTGCCTCGGTGTCCGGGTGGGACGACCTGAGCGCGAGCGAGGACGTGGCGACGCACGCCTACACGCCGATGTTCTCGCTCGCGTTCGTCGACAACGGCTCCACGACGATGCGCAACGTCTCGGGGATGGTCGTCGCCACCGACGCTCAGTCGGCGACGGCGCCGTACCCCGGCCTCGTGAACGGGTCGCCGACGCTGAACGTTGACCTCGGCGCGCCACACGAGACGGTGGACGGGCGGAACAACACCGGTCAGTACGAGGCGACCGTTCCTTCGGCCCTCCTCGACCAGTGGGGTGTCTCAGACCCGAGTACGCTCGGCGGGACGTACAAGGGCGACGGCGTCTCGCTGTCGCCGAACGTGACCGCGGACGGCGACGTGCGCGTCGGCTTCCCGACGACGTACTCCACGGGCACGGTCCAACTGTTGCCCGACGCGGCGGCCATCGGCGCGTCCGGCGGCGAGTCGGGGACCGAGGGGTCCGGTGACGGGGGGTCAGACGGCGGTTCGGCCGGCGACACCGACGGGTCGACTGCCGACGGCGGCGGCGATACTGACGACGGCGACGGTTCGTCGGGCGATTCGGACGGTGAGCGGGAGACGAACGCGACGGCCGGCGGTGCGACGGTGGTCGCCACTGCCACGGCGGACGGTCGGGCGGCGGCCGCGAACGTGACCGACGCGCCGGCCGACGAGACGGTCACCGTCCACATCCCGTCCCTGAACGCCTCGGCGACGGCCGCGAACGCCACCGACGGCGTGAACGCGACCGAATCGGCGAACGCGTCGACGGGGCGCAACGCGACGGCCGACGCGGACCGGTCGGACGAACGGTCGCAGGTCCGGGAACTCGGCCTGAACCTCTCGGAGGGGGCGGCCGCACTCTCGGTGACCGTCGCCTCGCACGACGCGGTCCCCGACGGGACGCCCGCACTGAACCCCGGCGGCGGCGCGGGCGACGCGGACGGAGACGGCCGGGGCGACGGCGCCATCGACTACGTGTCGATAGACCTCGCGGGGACGACCGACGACGCCGTCGAGAACGCGACTATCACGTTCGAGGTTTCCGCCTCGAAACTCGAAGCCCGCGGCGTGTCGCCCGACGAGGTGCGACTGTATCGGTTCCACGACGGCGAGTGGCGGACGCTGAACACGACTGCGCTCGGTAACGGGACGTACGAAGCGGTCACGCCCGGGTTCTCCGTGTTCGCCGTCGGGTCCGAGAACGCGACCGAGAACGCCGCGGACGACGCGTCCGCGACGACCGAGGACGAGGCCGCCGGAACGACCGCGACGGGGACTGACGCGGGAGGGACGGCGACGCCGGACCCGAGCGACGCGTCCGCACCGACGGCGGCCGACGAGACAGAGACGACCGAGACGGGCGCGCCCGGATTCGGCGTTCTCGCGGCGTTCGCGGCGCTCTTGGCGGTCACAACGCGGGTTCTGCACCGCTGA
- the moaC gene encoding cyclic pyranopterin monophosphate synthase MoaC, with amino-acid sequence MSGEERRDEEVGDAAAADDERDLTHVDEAGNAQMVDVGGKPDTRRRAVARGTIHLTEPTVAAIRDDEIGKGDVLGTARIGAIQAVKHTWETIPMCHQIPITNVETAFDVADDAVTLTVTVETTGKTGCEMEALEGVTTGLNVVWDMVKAAEKDADGQYPDTRTTDVRVVTKEKSGLGEEKSGQ; translated from the coding sequence GTGAGCGGCGAGGAGCGACGGGACGAAGAGGTCGGCGACGCGGCCGCGGCCGACGACGAACGCGACCTGACGCACGTCGACGAGGCGGGCAACGCGCAGATGGTGGACGTGGGCGGGAAGCCCGACACGCGCCGCCGCGCCGTCGCGCGGGGGACGATTCACCTCACCGAACCGACCGTCGCGGCGATTCGCGACGACGAAATCGGGAAGGGGGACGTGCTGGGGACGGCCCGTATCGGCGCGATTCAGGCCGTCAAGCACACGTGGGAGACCATCCCGATGTGCCACCAGATACCCATCACGAACGTCGAGACGGCGTTCGACGTGGCCGACGACGCGGTGACGCTCACCGTCACCGTCGAGACGACGGGCAAGACCGGGTGCGAGATGGAGGCGCTGGAGGGCGTCACGACGGGGCTGAACGTCGTCTGGGACATGGTGAAGGCGGCGGAGAAGGACGCGGACGGACAGTACCCCGACACCCGTACCACGGACGTGCGCGTGGTGACGAAGGAGAAGTCGGGGCTGGGAGAGGAGAAGTCGGGGCAGTAA
- a CDS encoding NAD(P)H-hydrate dehydratase, which yields MITSDRMAAVDENAEAVGVPRKQLMESSGNAVARAVREVADPDAEVAVVAGRGNNGGDAFVAVRFLDGYDATVHLLGRPESISTDIARENWDALQEAEYDTETVTDSRSLDLGDPDVVVDAMLGTGVTGALREPEATAAEAVNALDASVVAVDVPSGVNADTGEAAGVTVDADRVVTFHDEKPGLASLDCEVTVADIGIPPAAERFVGPGDLRSVRRGVRGGDSRVYVVGGGPYTGAPALAAQAALRAGADLSFVAAPGRVARQIQGYAEDLIVQDYEGDHLTPDQVDDLVQTAHDYDDVVVLGPGLGTHDETLAAARQFLETFEGTAVVDADALSVVPGIDTDATLVCTPNRRELAKMGGPDVDGPLRDARDDIESFAADVGHVVVAKAAEDVVTDGERTRIVRAGTPAMTVGGTGDTLAGTIAGLLGTQDPYDAACAGPYANGRAAELLDDERGDGLLASDLLDALPRALWGEDA from the coding sequence ATGATAACGAGCGACCGAATGGCCGCGGTGGACGAGAACGCCGAGGCGGTCGGCGTGCCGCGGAAGCAGTTGATGGAGTCGAGCGGAAACGCCGTCGCTCGGGCGGTGCGCGAGGTGGCCGACCCGGACGCCGAGGTGGCCGTCGTCGCCGGACGCGGCAACAACGGCGGTGACGCGTTCGTCGCCGTCCGCTTCCTCGACGGCTACGACGCGACGGTCCACCTCCTCGGGCGGCCCGAGAGCATCTCGACGGACATCGCCCGCGAGAACTGGGACGCCCTGCAGGAGGCGGAGTACGACACGGAGACGGTGACGGACTCGCGGTCGCTGGACCTCGGCGACCCGGACGTCGTCGTGGACGCCATGCTCGGCACCGGCGTCACCGGCGCGCTCCGCGAACCCGAGGCGACGGCCGCCGAGGCGGTGAACGCTCTCGACGCGTCCGTCGTCGCCGTGGACGTGCCCTCCGGTGTGAACGCCGACACGGGCGAGGCCGCGGGGGTCACCGTCGACGCCGACCGGGTCGTCACGTTCCACGACGAGAAGCCGGGCCTCGCGAGCCTCGACTGCGAGGTCACCGTCGCCGACATCGGCATCCCCCCGGCCGCTGAACGGTTCGTCGGCCCGGGCGACCTGCGCTCGGTGCGCCGAGGGGTGCGCGGCGGCGACTCGCGCGTCTACGTCGTCGGCGGCGGGCCGTACACCGGCGCGCCGGCCCTCGCCGCGCAGGCCGCCCTCCGGGCCGGTGCGGACCTCTCCTTCGTCGCCGCGCCCGGACGCGTCGCCCGGCAGATTCAGGGCTACGCCGAGGACCTCATCGTGCAGGACTACGAGGGCGACCACCTCACGCCCGACCAGGTGGACGACCTCGTGCAGACGGCCCACGACTACGACGACGTGGTCGTCCTCGGACCGGGACTCGGTACCCACGACGAGACGCTGGCGGCCGCGCGCCAGTTCTTGGAGACCTTCGAGGGGACGGCCGTCGTCGACGCCGACGCCCTCTCGGTCGTCCCGGGAATCGACACCGACGCGACCCTCGTCTGCACCCCCAACCGCCGGGAACTGGCGAAGATGGGCGGCCCCGACGTGGACGGACCGCTCCGCGACGCCCGCGACGACATCGAGTCGTTCGCGGCGGACGTCGGCCACGTCGTGGTGGCGAAGGCCGCCGAAGACGTCGTCACCGACGGCGAGCGGACGCGAATCGTGCGCGCCGGCACCCCCGCCATGACGGTGGGCGGCACCGGCGACACCCTCGCCGGGACGATAGCCGGCCTCCTCGGCACGCAGGACCCGTACGACGCGGCGTGCGCCGGCCCCTACGCCAACGGTCGCGCGGCCGAACTGCTCGACGACGAACGCGGCGACGGCCTCCTCGCGTCGGACCTGCTGGACGCCCTCCCGCGGGCGCTCTGGGGTGAGGACGCGTGA